The following is a genomic window from Elusimicrobiota bacterium.
GGTTGTTAAAAATGTTAGTGTTGAAGTTAATACCGGCGAAGTAGTGGGTTTACTTGGCCCTAACGGTGCAGGGAAGACGACATCGTTTTCTATGATTGTAGGGTTAGTGAACCCCGAAAAAGGCAAGGTTATGCTTAACTCTCGGGATATTACGAAGTTACCGATGTATAAACGCGCACGCAGCGGGATTGGGTACCTCGCGCAGGAGCCGTCAATATTTCAGTATATGTCAGTAGAAGATAATATTATGGCAATCCTTGAGACACTAAAGATTTCAGCTAAGGAAAGGAAAACTCGGCTTGATACGTTGATCACAGAGTTTGGGCTTGAGAAAGTTAGGAAACAAAAAGGGTATCAGTTATCCGGCGGTGAAAAACGCAGATGCGAGATTGCGCGGGCGTTAGTGATTAACCCCACATTTTTATTGCTTGATGAACCGTTTACCGGGATTGATCCAATTGCGGTTGATGGGTTACAGGATCTTGTCCGCAGGTTGAAATCACGGGGGCTTGGGATACTTATTACCGATCATAATGTACGTGAAACTTTGGAGATTATTGACCGCGCATATATTATTTATCAGGGAGATATTTTGATACAGGGAACCGCGGAGGTCTTATTGAACGACCCGCAGGCACGAAAAATATATCTCGGTGAAAAGTTTAA
Proteins encoded in this region:
- the lptB gene encoding LPS export ABC transporter ATP-binding protein, with amino-acid sequence MNTLKAEGLYKSYRRRAVVKNVSVEVNTGEVVGLLGPNGAGKTTSFSMIVGLVNPEKGKVMLNSRDITKLPMYKRARSGIGYLAQEPSIFQYMSVEDNIMAILETLKISAKERKTRLDTLITEFGLEKVRKQKGYQLSGGEKRRCEIARALVINPTFLLLDEPFTGIDPIAVDGLQDLVRRLKSRGLGILITDHNVRETLEIIDRAYIIYQGDILIQGTAEVLLNDPQARKIYLGEKFKM